The Marivivens aquimaris DNA segment TGGGCAGAGCTCGCGGTCGCCCTTTTGTTCGGCTTAGCAGCGTTCCTGGGGCTGATATGGCAGTGGGCCTTCCTCCCCTTGGGCTTGGCCCTTCACGCCCTTTGGGACATGTCACACCACAATTCTTATCGTCTCGCCCGGATTCCGAACTGGTATATTCCATTCTGCGTGGCCTTTGACCTTTTGGCAGCGACGTTCTTCGTTCTGCTCTATGCCGTGTTTTGATCCATGATGATGCGCATCCTTCT contains these protein-coding regions:
- a CDS encoding DUF6010 family protein — translated: MAQIFEKTGDHVSHHRHGDILKSPVWVGVLLVVLTLPAHLFLDEQSSIALASITLALIGGAYIGFGAADGRARVFWAELAVALLFGLAAFLGLIWQWAFLPLGLALHALWDMSHHNSYRLARIPNWYIPFCVAFDLLAATFFVLLYAVF